From a single Phalacrocorax aristotelis chromosome 1, bGulAri2.1, whole genome shotgun sequence genomic region:
- the LCA5L gene encoding LOW QUALITY PROTEIN: lebercilin-like protein (The sequence of the model RefSeq protein was modified relative to this genomic sequence to represent the inferred CDS: substituted 1 base at 1 genomic stop codon), with protein sequence MISQKKTTVAQQISSARLHKIKELKNEIFYLQHKLEASSLENHILKQLECRHSKAIGRYENSESNLLDLLASHYNEVRALRKLLRISQEDERNTSRKLRKVEEELLKAKDALQTLRMLSEDKALAEREELDHRLLVLTEKMEVNNKRIQSLEMQLKLNDSTFSRQLANENKKAVEAGIITKNLRMEINALHQKIKEKDRQLYVKNIYANRMPKTPKDKGDSVPHEKSRSVNRSVQVDKQKFRSLLLSQYQTQEAEKSPIQLTEEKKSSEDKNQKAKANEAYTDAQCRREKQSTKKIPKPETFNRTRREYLREGRLLREEYTWLEFLKEEEKEADLLKWELKNLMKMEQSPLSDSVKENNKEDYAVEEYEEEEEKPDEQLNRSEKAGSKCVSPGPRNKTVIRLKKKCTFSAATENLHHGLPTSGAKSRKGTLCDHRHAGQDCSETAESKVKNSFELYEPSFGKATETRRKDRTTEAEGCVHMTFADRKNSLMKELFGPGCVXRDSHSSSNMRGMKKEKRRDAGLHKPNFKPPLLTSS encoded by the exons AtgatttcccagaaaaaaaccacagtggcTCAGCAAATATCATCAGCCAGACTTCACAAAATTAAAGAGctgaagaatgaaatattttatttacagcacAAATTAGAAGCATCAAGCTTAGAAAACCACATTTTGAAACAGCTTGAGTGTCGACACTCGAAAGCAATAGGTAGAtatgaaaattcagaaagtaaCTTGCTGGATCTTTTAGCAAGTCATTATAATGAGGTGAGAGCTTTAAGGAAGCTCCTGAGGATATCTCAGGAGGATGAGAGAAATACATCCAGGAAGCTCAGAAAAGTTGAAGAAGAGCTGCTGAAAGCTAAAGATGCTTTGCAGACCTTGCGTATGCTTTCAGAAGACAAAGCTCTTGCGGAGAGAGAGGAACTTGATCACAGATTATTGGTCCTTACAGAAAAAATGGAAGTGAATAATAAGAGAATACAG agcctagaaatgcagctgaagtTGAACGATAGCACCTTTAGTCGTCAGTTGGCCAACGAGAACAAAAAAGCTGTGGAAGCTGGGATAATTACAAAGAACTTGCGAATGGAAATCAACGCTCTTCATCAAAAAATTAAG GAAAAGGATCGGCAGCTTTATGTAAAAAATATCTATGCAAATCGGATGCCTAAAACCCCAAAAGACAAAGGTGATTCAGTACCTCATGAAAAAA GTCGTAGTGTAAACAGATCAGTACAAGTAGATAAACAGAAGTTTAGATCACTGCTGCTGTCACAGTACCAAActcaggaagcagaaaaaagtcCAATTCAGCTAACAGAG GAGAAAAAGTCTTCTGAAGATAAGAATCAAAAAGCTAAAGCAAATGAAGCGTACACAGATGCCCAATgtagaagagaaaagcaatcaACCAAGAAAATACCAAAGCCAGAAACTTTTAATAGAACACGCAGAG agTATTTAAGAGAGGGCAGACTACTGAGGGAAGAATATACTTGGTTGgaatttttgaaagaagaagaaaaggaggcagaTTTGCTTAAATGGGAGCTGAAAAACCTGATGAAAATGGAACAAAGTCCCCTCAGTGACAGTGTAAAAGAGAACAATAAAGAGGACTATGCAGTGGAAGAATacgaagaagaagaagaaaagccagaTGAACAGCTAAATAGGAGTGAGAAGGCAGGGAGTAAATGTGTAAGTCCAGGtccaagaaacaaaacagtcattaggctgaaaaagaaatgcacgTTCTCAGCAGCCACTGAGAATTTGCATCATGGGCTTCCTACATCAGGCGCAAAATCCAGAAAAGGCACTCTTTGCGACCATAGACACGCAGGTCAGGACTGCAGCGAAACAGCTGAATCAAAAGTGAAAAATTCCTTTGAGCTATATGAACCATCTTTTGGCAAAGCTACCGAAACAAGGCGGAAGGACAGAACCACTGAAGCGGAAGGCTGCGTTCATATGACATTTGCTGACAGGAAAAACAGTCTCATGAAAGAACTCTTTGGACCAGGCTGTGTTTGAAGAGACAGCCATTCAAGTTCTAACATGAGAGGAATGAAGAAAGAGAAGCGAAGGGATGCAGGATTACACAAGCCAAATTTCAAACCACCGCTACTGACTAGTTCATAA